One Polaribacter sp. SA4-12 genomic window carries:
- a CDS encoding 3-keto-disaccharide hydrolase has translation MKKIALILIVVSFTFCKTNKNEAEKVKINNEWQDLIDKNLSSWDVWMGAPHTSTEIEGYEKFDDVRIGKPIGLNKDPKKVFSVIKQGNENVLKITGEIFAGLVTKKEYKNYHLKWQFKWGNKKWKPRLNKKRNSGILYHSVGDYTDFWNVWMTSLECEVQETDCGDFITIGEGKTDVKAKSPSTKIGDKYVFDPAGKLNDFSWNRPDFETGRCFKPGDPEKPHGEWNTMELICLDNVSIHVLNGKIVMIVKDGFAKLNGTWQTMTEGKIQIQSEAAEIYYKQMKLKQISEIPQFCKKQASAFFNKKNS, from the coding sequence ATGAAAAAAATTGCTCTAATATTAATAGTTGTAAGCTTTACATTTTGTAAAACAAATAAAAACGAGGCTGAAAAAGTCAAGATAAATAATGAATGGCAAGATCTAATTGATAAAAATTTATCCTCTTGGGACGTTTGGATGGGAGCTCCACATACTTCTACCGAAATTGAAGGTTATGAGAAATTTGACGATGTTAGAATAGGAAAACCAATAGGCTTAAATAAAGATCCTAAAAAAGTGTTTTCTGTGATAAAACAAGGAAACGAAAATGTTTTAAAAATTACTGGTGAGATTTTTGCTGGTTTAGTTACTAAGAAAGAATATAAAAATTATCATTTAAAATGGCAATTTAAGTGGGGAAATAAAAAATGGAAACCACGTTTAAATAAGAAAAGGAATAGCGGAATTTTATATCACAGTGTTGGTGATTATACCGATTTTTGGAATGTTTGGATGACGAGTTTAGAATGCGAAGTTCAAGAAACAGATTGTGGAGATTTCATTACAATTGGTGAAGGTAAAACAGATGTAAAAGCTAAAAGTCCATCAACAAAAATTGGAGATAAATATGTTTTTGATCCGGCTGGAAAACTGAATGATTTTTCTTGGAACAGACCAGATTTTGAAACAGGAAGATGCTTTAAACCTGGAGATCCTGAAAAACCACATGGAGAATGGAATACAATGGAGCTAATCTGTTTAGACAATGTTTCAATACATGTTTTAAATGGAAAAATTGTAATGATTGTAAAAGATGGTTTTGCTAAATTGAACGGTACTTGGCAAACAATGACAGAAGGTAAAATTCAGATTCAATCTGAAGCTGCAGAAATCTATTATAAACAAATGAAATTGAAGCAAATATCAGAAATACCACAGTTCTGCAAAAAACAAGCAAGTGCTTTCTTTAATAAAAAGAACTCATGA
- a CDS encoding acyltransferase family protein, with translation MKPYLHNLSSLRGIAAILVTTLHFHFFLGAIFPYEAAGLIDKLYLMVDLFFILSGFIMCYVYEDVFNKGLEKKSYKNFLISRLARIYPLHVLVIGAELLLFLGYLCIDKFQFLSDWNQHLYRLDAIPFQLLFLETVGIFDFATWNMPAWSLSAEWWAYVIFPFLFIFFKKVGYKKWFLALISVISLWFFIETVLAPLHPFLNFPPDPKKIDLDVNWHWGTLRGIVGFIAGMIVWQVYKFSTLKKVFSNVWVFLSLIALCIISMYYHWYDTVTVFIFMMIILSSAYGSSIIDKLYSFKFLRKLGDWSFSIYIWHMFIINMISFYFMLNVDKKVGGILRPLNGSLMEARVSFIIFMLITIFVGFLSYKYLENPTRKWINKKFKS, from the coding sequence ATGAAACCATACCTACACAATTTATCATCTTTAAGAGGTATTGCAGCTATACTTGTTACTACATTACATTTTCATTTTTTTTTAGGCGCTATATTTCCATATGAAGCAGCAGGTCTAATAGATAAATTGTACTTAATGGTAGATTTGTTTTTTATCTTAAGTGGTTTTATAATGTGTTACGTATATGAAGACGTCTTTAATAAAGGTTTAGAAAAGAAAAGCTATAAGAATTTTTTAATATCAAGATTGGCTAGAATATATCCACTTCACGTTTTAGTAATTGGTGCAGAATTACTTCTATTTCTTGGGTATTTATGCATTGATAAATTTCAATTTTTAAGTGATTGGAATCAACATCTTTATAGATTAGATGCAATTCCGTTTCAGTTATTGTTTTTAGAAACAGTTGGTATTTTTGATTTCGCTACTTGGAATATGCCAGCGTGGAGTTTAAGTGCAGAATGGTGGGCTTATGTTATCTTTCCTTTCCTATTTATCTTTTTTAAAAAAGTAGGTTATAAAAAGTGGTTTTTAGCCTTAATTTCCGTAATTTCTCTTTGGTTTTTTATTGAAACTGTTCTTGCTCCATTGCATCCTTTTTTAAATTTTCCACCAGATCCAAAAAAGATAGATTTAGATGTAAATTGGCATTGGGGAACATTAAGGGGTATTGTTGGTTTTATTGCAGGAATGATAGTTTGGCAAGTATACAAGTTTTCGACATTAAAAAAAGTTTTCTCTAATGTCTGGGTATTTCTATCATTAATCGCGCTATGCATTATCTCAATGTATTACCATTGGTATGATACAGTAACTGTATTTATTTTTATGATGATAATTTTATCTTCAGCTTATGGAAGTTCAATCATTGATAAGTTGTATTCATTCAAATTTCTTAGAAAACTAGGAGATTGGTCTTTCTCTATCTACATATGGCATATGTTTATTATAAACATGATATCATTTTATTTTATGCTGAACGTAGATAAAAAAGTTGGTGGAATACTAAGACCATTAAATGGAAGTCTTATGGAAGCAAGAGTCTCATTTATAATTTTTATGCTGATTACAATATTTGTTGGGTTTTTATCTTATAAATATCTAGAAAACCCTACTCGTAAATGGATTAATAAAAAATTTAAATCATAA
- a CDS encoding alpha-L-fucosidase, translated as MKSIKQLLLVCITFLTLFACKETKKEVKVEAPKYTAEWESLKEHKTPEWFLDAKFGIYCHWGPYSVPEFENEWYAHWMYVNANNPEAKNGEASLFNKHHVEKYGPLKEFGYKDFIPMFKAEKFDAAEWADLFQKAGAKFAGPVSEHADGFAMWDSDLTEWDAKDMGPKRDVMGELAKEIRKRDMKFIATYHRQWLFGWYPTWDETTDASNPKYAGLYGPKLKKGDNQMPRSNHEIENGVEKYYPLADKKFNDEWLARLKEIITKYDPDLVWFDNKMDVVSEEHRKEFLEHYYNTADKSGKEVLATYKFHDFKQGTAVLDLERSRMSEKKDFPWLTDDSIDWKSWSHISNPRYKSTNRLIDFLVDVVSKNGAVLLNITPRANGTIPEPVKERLLEMGQWLKVNGEAIYGTRTFEIYGEGDAEVVEGHLSEEKNADNTSKDIRFTTKGDIVYATVLDWPTNGKLNIRALKEGSEIYTSEIASIQMFGNEGDLEFSRDTKHLTIKLPKKVGNHAFSFKITPKK; from the coding sequence ATGAAATCTATAAAACAATTATTATTAGTATGCATTACCTTTCTTACACTTTTTGCTTGCAAGGAAACTAAAAAGGAAGTAAAAGTAGAGGCACCAAAATATACTGCAGAGTGGGAATCTTTAAAAGAACATAAAACTCCAGAATGGTTTTTAGATGCCAAATTTGGTATTTATTGTCATTGGGGGCCTTATTCTGTACCTGAATTTGAAAACGAATGGTATGCACATTGGATGTATGTAAATGCAAATAATCCTGAAGCTAAAAATGGAGAAGCAAGTCTTTTCAATAAGCATCACGTAGAAAAATACGGACCTTTAAAAGAATTTGGATACAAAGATTTTATACCAATGTTTAAAGCAGAAAAATTTGATGCTGCAGAATGGGCAGATTTGTTTCAAAAAGCAGGTGCAAAATTTGCAGGCCCAGTATCTGAACACGCAGATGGTTTTGCAATGTGGGATAGTGATTTAACAGAATGGGATGCTAAAGATATGGGACCAAAACGTGATGTTATGGGTGAATTAGCAAAAGAAATTCGTAAGAGAGATATGAAATTTATTGCAACCTATCATCGTCAATGGTTATTTGGATGGTACCCAACTTGGGATGAAACTACAGATGCTTCTAACCCAAAATATGCTGGTTTATATGGTCCTAAATTAAAAAAAGGAGACAACCAAATGCCACGTAGTAACCACGAAATCGAAAATGGAGTTGAAAAATATTATCCTTTAGCTGACAAAAAATTTAATGATGAATGGTTAGCTAGGTTAAAAGAAATTATTACAAAATATGATCCAGATTTAGTTTGGTTTGATAATAAAATGGATGTTGTAAGTGAAGAACATAGAAAGGAGTTTTTAGAACACTATTACAATACAGCAGACAAAAGTGGAAAAGAAGTTTTAGCAACCTATAAATTTCACGATTTTAAGCAAGGAACAGCAGTTTTAGATTTAGAAAGATCTAGAATGAGCGAAAAGAAAGATTTTCCTTGGTTAACTGATGATTCTATCGATTGGAAATCTTGGTCTCACATTAGTAACCCTAGGTACAAATCTACGAATAGACTTATTGACTTTTTAGTAGATGTGGTAAGTAAAAACGGAGCTGTATTATTAAATATTACACCAAGAGCGAATGGAACAATACCAGAACCAGTTAAAGAACGTCTACTAGAAATGGGACAATGGTTAAAAGTAAATGGTGAAGCTATTTATGGTACAAGAACTTTTGAAATTTATGGTGAAGGTGATGCAGAGGTTGTTGAAGGACATTTAAGTGAAGAAAAAAATGCTGACAATACATCTAAAGATATCCGTTTTACAACAAAAGGAGATATTGTATATGCAACAGTTTTAGATTGGCCAACAAATGGAAAATTAAATATTAGAGCATTAAAAGAAGGAAGTGAAATTTACACATCAGAAATTGCTTCTATACAAATGTTTGGAAATGAAGGTGATTTAGAATTTTCTAGAGATACTAAACACTTAACAATTAAGCTACCAAAAAAGGTAGGAAACCACGCTTTCTCTTTCAAAATAACACCAAAAAAATAA
- a CDS encoding ThuA domain-containing protein: MQKKIKKVLLFSIFSISIIFISCKSKQVNNTVSKSSNKIENTILVFSKTNGWRHKSIPAGITAIKKLGLENNWKIETTEDSNQFNDENLKNYKNIIFLNTTGDILNSQQEKAFIKYINEGGSFVGLHSASDTEHKWPFYSEMIGAQFKSHPEQQTAVIKVHKENKHPSIAHYGNTFQKFDEWYNFKEPVQSHVNVLLELDENSYKGKRMGTKHDIAWYHHYEGGRIFYTGMGHADDTFADSDFLQHLKEGISWALGETNVQLDKEGENLLDNNLSKWDVWMGAVHPSVDVDFEKSENVKTGKPMGLNNDPKKVFSVIKENGEDVLKITGEIYGGLTTKNEYGDYHFTAQFKWGEKKWKPRLQDKRDSGILYHAKGIHGAFWNVWMSSLEFQVQEGDCGDFIALGDVYGDVPSDRIKNKEGQFNKFVYNPKGKEAPLKWAGGFESGQASKSKLNENSNGEWNTLEIYCLGNESIHLVNGVIVNRIKNARYDIGGKTIPVTQGKIQIQSEAAEVYYKNIKITPISNFPKSLKNL; encoded by the coding sequence ATGCAAAAAAAAATAAAGAAAGTCTTACTATTTTCAATATTTAGTATTTCAATAATTTTTATAAGTTGCAAATCGAAACAAGTAAATAATACGGTTTCGAAAAGCTCCAACAAAATAGAAAATACAATTTTGGTTTTTTCTAAAACAAATGGTTGGCGTCATAAATCTATTCCAGCAGGAATTACGGCTATTAAAAAATTAGGGTTAGAAAATAATTGGAAAATAGAAACAACAGAAGATTCTAATCAATTTAATGATGAAAACCTTAAAAATTATAAAAACATTATTTTTTTAAACACAACAGGAGATATCTTAAACTCTCAACAAGAGAAAGCTTTTATAAAATACATAAATGAAGGTGGTAGTTTTGTAGGCTTACATTCTGCATCAGACACAGAACATAAATGGCCATTTTATTCAGAAATGATAGGAGCTCAATTTAAATCACATCCAGAACAACAAACTGCTGTTATAAAAGTTCATAAAGAAAACAAACACCCTTCAATTGCACATTATGGTAATACTTTTCAAAAATTTGATGAATGGTACAACTTTAAAGAGCCTGTGCAGTCTCATGTAAATGTCTTATTAGAATTAGATGAGAATAGCTATAAAGGTAAAAGAATGGGAACTAAACATGACATTGCTTGGTATCATCATTATGAAGGTGGACGTATTTTTTATACAGGAATGGGACACGCAGATGATACTTTTGCAGACTCCGATTTTCTTCAACACTTAAAGGAAGGAATTTCTTGGGCATTAGGAGAAACGAATGTTCAACTTGATAAAGAAGGTGAAAACCTTTTAGATAATAACTTATCTAAATGGGATGTTTGGATGGGTGCTGTACACCCTTCAGTAGATGTAGATTTTGAGAAATCTGAAAACGTTAAAACAGGAAAACCAATGGGATTAAACAATGATCCTAAAAAAGTTTTCTCTGTGATAAAAGAAAATGGCGAAGATGTTTTAAAAATTACTGGTGAAATTTATGGCGGTTTAACTACTAAAAATGAATATGGTGATTATCATTTTACTGCTCAATTTAAATGGGGAGAAAAAAAATGGAAACCTCGTTTACAAGACAAAAGAGATAGCGGAATTTTATACCACGCAAAAGGTATTCATGGCGCTTTTTGGAATGTTTGGATGTCTTCTTTAGAGTTTCAAGTTCAAGAAGGAGATTGTGGAGATTTTATTGCTTTAGGTGATGTTTATGGTGATGTTCCTTCAGATAGAATTAAAAACAAAGAGGGTCAGTTTAATAAATTTGTTTACAATCCTAAAGGAAAAGAAGCTCCTCTAAAATGGGCAGGTGGTTTTGAATCTGGTCAAGCAAGTAAATCTAAATTAAATGAAAATTCAAATGGAGAATGGAATACTCTTGAGATATATTGTTTAGGAAATGAAAGTATTCATTTAGTAAATGGAGTTATAGTTAATAGAATTAAAAATGCTCGTTATGACATTGGAGGAAAAACAATACCAGTAACACAAGGTAAAATTCAAATTCAGTCAGAAGCAGCAGAAGTTTATTATAAAAATATTAAAATTACTCCTATTTCCAATTTTCCAAAATCGTTAAAAAACTTATAA
- a CDS encoding glycoside hydrolase family 3 C-terminal domain-containing protein, with protein MKKGFQTITYLFISILLISFTSCKEEKAEKKEVEKPKFAWNDTSFSIDERVNKLITEMTLEEKFSQMLDVCPPIERLGIPEYNWWNESLHGVARNGRATVFPQAIGLGATFDPELILRVGTAISDEARAKYNEAIKINNRSRYAGLTFWSPNVNIFRDPRWGRGQETYGEDPFLTSRIGVSFVKGLQGDNPDYIKAAACAKHYAVHSGPEEFRHEFNAVVNKKDLFETYLPAFKALVQEGNVEGVMGAYNRTMGEPCCGSPYLLQEILRDDWGFDGYVVSDCGAVEDFHKFHKVTQTPEESAALALNSGTNINCGNVYTVLNNALNQGLITKELLNKRLKENLLTRFKLGMFDPIGLNPYDHITADVVDSDKHRKIALEAAQKSIVLLKNENNVLPLKKNTRTMYVVGPNASNEEVLLGNYYGLTSNTQTILDGIVSKVSPGTSINYKSGVLPFRKNVNPIDWSTGEAGKADVVIAVMGISALLEGEEGEALASSEKGDRTSIKLPQNQIDYIKKIKSQTEKPLVLVLTGGSPIAIPELHDIVEAVVFVWYPGEEGGNAVADVLFGDVAPSGKLPITFPRSVDQLPAYEDYNMKGRTYKYMKKEPQYPFGFGLTYTTFEYKNLKVSDSYKTTVTVANTGKVDSEEVVQVYISSPLAGEEDPIYDLKAFKRVFVKAGESKTVTFDLSKETFFQFNDAGKEVIRKGDYTLYVNGSLPSQRSEDLGGSKAISTIIKF; from the coding sequence ATGAAAAAAGGATTTCAAACAATAACCTATTTATTTATTAGCATTTTGCTAATTTCTTTTACAAGTTGTAAAGAAGAAAAAGCAGAGAAAAAAGAAGTTGAAAAACCAAAATTTGCTTGGAATGACACCTCTTTTTCAATTGATGAAAGAGTAAACAAACTAATAACAGAAATGACTTTAGAAGAAAAGTTTTCTCAAATGTTAGATGTTTGTCCGCCTATTGAACGTTTAGGAATTCCTGAATACAACTGGTGGAATGAATCTTTACATGGTGTTGCAAGAAATGGTAGAGCAACTGTTTTTCCTCAAGCAATTGGTTTAGGAGCAACTTTTGATCCTGAATTAATATTAAGAGTTGGTACTGCAATTTCAGATGAAGCAAGAGCAAAATACAATGAAGCTATTAAAATTAACAACAGAAGTAGATATGCTGGTTTAACTTTTTGGTCTCCAAACGTAAATATTTTTAGAGATCCAAGATGGGGTCGTGGTCAAGAAACATATGGTGAAGATCCTTTCTTAACTAGTAGAATTGGTGTTTCTTTTGTAAAAGGTTTACAAGGCGATAATCCAGATTATATTAAAGCTGCAGCATGTGCAAAACATTATGCAGTTCATAGTGGACCAGAAGAATTTAGACACGAATTTAATGCTGTTGTAAATAAAAAAGATTTATTCGAAACCTATTTACCTGCTTTTAAAGCATTAGTGCAAGAAGGAAATGTAGAAGGTGTTATGGGAGCTTACAATAGAACAATGGGAGAACCTTGTTGTGGAAGCCCTTATTTATTACAAGAAATTTTAAGAGACGATTGGGGATTTGATGGTTATGTAGTTTCAGATTGTGGTGCCGTTGAAGATTTTCATAAGTTTCATAAAGTAACACAAACTCCAGAAGAATCTGCAGCTTTGGCTTTAAATTCAGGAACAAACATCAATTGCGGTAATGTTTACACTGTTTTAAACAACGCGTTAAATCAAGGATTAATCACAAAAGAATTATTAAATAAAAGACTTAAGGAAAACTTATTAACTCGTTTTAAATTAGGAATGTTTGATCCTATTGGATTAAATCCTTATGATCATATTACTGCAGATGTAGTAGATTCTGATAAACATAGAAAAATTGCATTAGAAGCGGCACAAAAATCGATTGTTTTATTGAAAAACGAAAACAATGTACTTCCTTTAAAAAAGAATACAAGAACAATGTATGTAGTGGGTCCTAATGCATCTAATGAAGAAGTTTTATTAGGTAATTACTACGGATTAACGAGTAATACGCAGACAATTTTAGACGGAATTGTAAGTAAAGTAAGTCCAGGAACAAGTATCAATTATAAATCTGGCGTTTTACCTTTCAGAAAAAATGTAAACCCGATTGATTGGTCTACAGGTGAAGCAGGAAAAGCAGATGTTGTAATTGCTGTTATGGGTATTTCAGCATTATTAGAAGGTGAAGAAGGCGAAGCATTAGCATCTAGCGAAAAAGGTGATAGAACAAGTATTAAATTACCTCAAAATCAAATAGATTATATCAAAAAAATTAAAAGTCAAACAGAAAAGCCTTTGGTTTTAGTGTTAACTGGTGGTAGTCCAATTGCAATTCCAGAATTACACGACATTGTAGAAGCAGTCGTTTTTGTTTGGTATCCTGGTGAAGAAGGTGGTAATGCTGTTGCAGATGTTTTATTTGGTGATGTTGCTCCTTCAGGAAAACTACCAATTACATTTCCAAGATCAGTAGATCAATTGCCAGCATATGAAGATTATAATATGAAAGGAAGAACGTATAAGTATATGAAAAAAGAACCTCAATATCCTTTTGGTTTTGGTTTAACGTATACAACGTTTGAATACAAAAATTTAAAAGTAAGCGATTCTTATAAGACTACAGTTACAGTTGCAAATACTGGTAAAGTAGATTCAGAAGAAGTTGTACAAGTATATATTAGTTCGCCTTTAGCTGGTGAAGAAGATCCTATTTACGATTTAAAAGCATTTAAACGTGTATTTGTAAAAGCAGGAGAATCAAAGACAGTAACATTCGATTTATCAAAAGAAACTTTCTTTCAATTTAATGATGCAGGTAAAGAAGTGATCAGAAAAGGAGACTATACTTTATATGTAAATGGTTCTTTACCTTCTCAAAGAAGTGAAGATTTGGGTGGTTCTAAAGCAATTTCTACAATAATAAAATTTTAA
- a CDS encoding sulfatase family protein, which produces MADDHTSQGFGIYGSRLAKLNPTPTLDKVAKEGIIFNNCFVNNSICTPSRAAILTGQHSQANGVLDLEGVLPMEKQYLPQEIKKLGYQTALIGKWHLTAQPNFDYYNIFTHHHQQGSYFDPWLTETGMNFTLWDDKNYEGKQYKGHSSDIVTDITLDWLDKKRDPEKPFMLMYQFKAPHDNFAFAPRYKDYLEDTFIPEPESLYNNKNNGSIATRGENGELLSVIGSSISKRNTVRNYVDIIWDEKLMEKSNPDFDKSKYINDKMTDKEITSATYQEYIKRYLRCVKGVDDNVARVIKYLKENDLYDNTIIVYTGDQGFMLGEHDYMDKRWMYDESMRMPFFVRYPESIKPNTRTDAIINNTDFAPTLIEMAGGNVPDKMQGKSFKTILETGNEPENWQKSTYYRYWMHMAHKHANPAHFGIRTKTHKLIFYYGKYWVDTDNPDAEWNKESWGNDFTNHTPAAWELYDLEKDPKEMNNVYNDANYKEIIAELKTELKNKRAELDEEDGDKFPHIQKVIDAHWND; this is translated from the coding sequence ATGGCAGATGACCATACAAGCCAAGGTTTTGGTATTTATGGTAGTAGATTAGCTAAATTAAACCCCACTCCTACTTTAGATAAAGTTGCAAAAGAAGGAATTATATTTAACAATTGTTTTGTTAATAATTCTATTTGTACGCCAAGTAGAGCTGCTATTTTAACAGGACAACATAGTCAAGCAAATGGTGTTTTAGATTTAGAAGGTGTTTTACCAATGGAAAAACAATATCTTCCTCAAGAAATAAAAAAATTAGGATACCAAACTGCATTAATTGGTAAATGGCATTTAACTGCACAACCAAATTTCGATTACTACAATATTTTTACCCATCATCATCAGCAAGGTTCTTATTTCGATCCTTGGCTTACAGAAACAGGAATGAACTTTACCTTGTGGGACGACAAAAACTACGAAGGAAAACAATATAAAGGTCATAGTTCTGATATTGTTACAGACATAACTTTAGACTGGCTAGACAAAAAAAGAGATCCTGAAAAGCCTTTTATGTTAATGTATCAATTTAAAGCGCCACATGATAATTTTGCTTTTGCACCAAGGTATAAAGATTATTTAGAAGACACTTTTATTCCTGAGCCAGAAAGCTTATATAATAACAAAAACAATGGTTCTATTGCTACAAGAGGAGAAAATGGGGAATTATTATCGGTAATTGGCTCGTCTATATCTAAAAGAAATACGGTAAGAAATTATGTTGATATAATTTGGGATGAAAAATTGATGGAAAAATCGAATCCAGATTTTGATAAGTCAAAATACATTAACGATAAAATGACTGATAAAGAGATTACAAGTGCTACTTATCAAGAATACATAAAACGTTATTTACGTTGTGTAAAAGGTGTAGATGACAATGTTGCTAGAGTAATTAAATACTTAAAAGAAAACGATTTATACGATAACACGATTATTGTATATACAGGTGACCAAGGTTTTATGTTAGGTGAACACGATTACATGGATAAACGTTGGATGTATGATGAATCTATGAGAATGCCATTCTTTGTTCGTTATCCAGAATCGATTAAACCAAACACAAGAACGGATGCAATCATTAATAATACTGACTTCGCTCCTACTTTAATTGAAATGGCAGGAGGAAATGTTCCTGATAAAATGCAAGGAAAAAGTTTTAAAACAATTTTAGAAACTGGTAATGAACCAGAAAATTGGCAAAAATCTACCTATTATAGATATTGGATGCATATGGCACACAAACACGCAAATCCGGCACATTTTGGTATTAGAACTAAAACTCATAAACTAATTTTTTACTACGGAAAATATTGGGTAGATACAGATAATCCTGATGCAGAATGGAATAAAGAAAGTTGGGGAAATGATTTTACAAATCACACACCTGCTGCTTGGGAATTATACGATTTAGAAAAAGACCCAAAAGAGATGAACAATGTTTATAATGATGCTAATTACAAAGAAATTATTGCAGAATTAAAAACAGAGTTAAAAAATAAAAGAGCAGAATTAGACGAAGAAGATGGAGATAAATTTCCTCATATTCAGAAAGTAATTGACGCTCATTGGAACGATTAA
- a CDS encoding T9SS type A sorting domain-containing protein codes for MMKKITLLLFSLTFGVMFSQCPAPVITIGDITDNSIAGTFTPPEGEADYAYAEVRYYPTASPASPGSWGGTNASFNISGLLPGTEYTINIRYNCGGAMETLGTTATTTGDALTTTDSYTFTNDPTAIVQGPSFGLEITYTSEDNPIAIGAISLQLHSNVDGDAVIGIYTNTEELPMGVDQTATIILGNTFPEAYLTTGENLLASTIVSGDSTPGASVGSELAIAYPGLANYFYFVKPLTTSEDPNWTPLSIPATKYFQVEVDPNLSTEDFKFNSVKLFPNPTTGLIKISGLEDAKFISIHNVIGQEVKRFTKLNSTIDISELNKGIYILKSDNGLTRKIIKK; via the coding sequence ATGATGAAAAAAATTACTTTATTACTTTTTAGTCTAACATTTGGTGTAATGTTTTCACAATGTCCAGCACCAGTAATTACTATTGGAGATATAACAGATAATTCGATTGCAGGAACTTTTACTCCACCTGAAGGAGAAGCAGATTATGCATATGCTGAAGTAAGATATTATCCGACAGCAAGTCCTGCTTCACCAGGTTCTTGGGGAGGAACTAATGCTTCTTTTAATATTTCAGGATTACTTCCTGGAACAGAATACACTATTAATATTAGGTATAATTGTGGTGGTGCAATGGAAACTTTGGGAACTACTGCAACTACTACTGGTGATGCTCTAACAACAACTGACTCCTATACATTTACAAACGATCCAACAGCAATTGTACAAGGGCCATCATTCGGTTTAGAAATCACCTATACTTCAGAAGATAATCCAATTGCAATTGGCGCAATTAGTTTACAACTTCACTCTAATGTAGATGGAGATGCTGTTATAGGTATATACACAAATACTGAAGAGTTACCAATGGGAGTTGACCAAACTGCAACTATAATACTTGGTAACACTTTTCCAGAAGCTTATTTAACTACTGGCGAAAATTTATTAGCAAGTACTATAGTATCGGGAGATAGCACTCCAGGAGCTTCAGTAGGTTCTGAACTTGCAATAGCATATCCTGGTCTAGCAAACTATTTTTATTTTGTAAAACCTTTAACAACATCAGAAGACCCTAATTGGACTCCACTTTCTATTCCAGCTACTAAATATTTCCAAGTAGAAGTAGATCCTAATTTAAGTACAGAAGATTTTAAATTCAATTCTGTTAAATTATTTCCAAACCCAACAACAGGTTTAATTAAAATCTCAGGTTTAGAAGATGCTAAATTTATTTCTATTCACAATGTTATTGGACAAGAAGTAAAAAGATTTACTAAATTAAATTCTACAATAGATATCTCTGAATTAAATAAAGGAATCTATATTTTAAAAAGTGATAATGGATTAACGCGTAAAATTATTAAGAAATAA